A single window of Cervus canadensis isolate Bull #8, Minnesota chromosome 17, ASM1932006v1, whole genome shotgun sequence DNA harbors:
- the LBHD2 gene encoding LBH domain-containing protein 2 isoform X2: protein MSGPQPAAAPELGPDKEAGGPAAEAMVGAREKGPRLGQRLPSIVVEPSELGAVESGELRWPPEGAQRGSARSQADADPSPRPPGAPGEAPADADDERASSAGQAPCARR, encoded by the exons ATGAGTGGCCCCCAGCCCGCCGCCGCGCCCGAGCTGGGCCCAGACAAGGAGGCCGGGGGCCCCGCAGCAGAG GCCATGGTGGGTGCCCGGGAGAAGGGCCCTCGGCTGGGCCAGCGGCTGCCCTCGATCGTGGTGGAGCCCAGCGAGCTGGGTGCGGTGGAGAGTGGGGAGCTGCGTTGGCCCCCAGAGGGCGCCCAGAGGGGGTCCGCCCGGAGCCAGGCTGATGCTG ACCCCTCACCGCGTCCGCCGGGAGCACCGGGGGAGGCTCCAGCTGACGCTGATGATGAGCGTGCCAGCTCCGCGGGCCAGGCCCCCTGCGCCCGGCGGTAG